Proteins found in one uncultured Desulfuromonas sp. genomic segment:
- the mqnE gene encoding aminofutalosine synthase MqnE codes for MMESSECVVRVRDKVARGERISDQDALDLFNSDDLFGIGQLAAEINEKKNGNRVFFNVNRHLNYTNFCVNQCRFCAFCHEPGQPGGYAYHLSEILEKAAEASAAGATELHMVGGLHPELPFEFYLRMITTIKANNPNLKIKAFTAVEVDYFSKISKLPVETVISEMKRLGLDSTPGGGAEILGAEVRQQICPEKISGERWLEVTQKIHEGGLKSNATMLFGHVEGYADRVDHMAKLRELQDRTGGFQSFIPLAFQPDNTRIPNAKGPDGIDCLKTLAISRIYLDNFQHIKAYWVMLGLKIAQVALAFGVNDLDGTVIEEKIGHDAGADSPQELSKAELLRQIRGAGKLPVERDTLYQQVRVYDDVADD; via the coding sequence ATGATGGAATCAAGTGAATGTGTCGTTCGCGTGCGCGACAAAGTGGCGCGCGGCGAACGGATCAGTGATCAGGATGCCTTGGATTTGTTCAACAGTGACGATCTGTTCGGTATTGGCCAGCTTGCCGCTGAAATTAACGAAAAGAAGAACGGCAACCGGGTGTTTTTCAATGTCAATCGCCATTTGAACTACACCAACTTTTGTGTAAATCAGTGCCGCTTTTGTGCGTTTTGTCATGAGCCGGGCCAGCCGGGCGGCTATGCCTATCATCTCAGTGAAATTCTTGAAAAAGCCGCTGAAGCCAGTGCTGCCGGTGCCACCGAATTACATATGGTGGGCGGGCTGCATCCAGAACTGCCATTTGAATTTTATCTGCGCATGATCACCACGATCAAGGCCAATAACCCCAATCTGAAGATCAAGGCGTTTACGGCTGTCGAGGTCGATTATTTTTCCAAGATCTCCAAGTTGCCGGTGGAAACCGTTATTTCCGAGATGAAACGTCTCGGGCTTGATTCTACTCCGGGCGGTGGTGCGGAAATTCTCGGTGCCGAGGTGCGTCAACAAATCTGTCCGGAAAAAATCTCCGGGGAGCGCTGGTTGGAAGTGACGCAAAAGATCCATGAAGGTGGCTTGAAAAGCAACGCCACCATGCTGTTTGGCCATGTCGAAGGGTATGCTGATCGCGTCGACCACATGGCAAAATTGCGTGAACTTCAGGATCGAACCGGTGGTTTCCAGTCGTTTATTCCGCTGGCATTCCAGCCGGACAATACGCGTATTCCCAATGCCAAGGGGCCGGACGGGATTGATTGCCTGAAAACCCTGGCCATCAGCCGTATCTATCTGGATAACTTTCAGCATATCAAGGCCTACTGGGTCATGCTCGGTCTGAAGATCGCCCAGGTGGCGTTGGCTTTTGGCGTTAACGATCTCGACGGTACCGTGATTGAGGAGAAGATCGGACACGATGCTGGCGCAGATTCACCCCAGGAGCTGAGCAAAGCCGAACTGCTGCGTCAGATCCGTGGCGCCGGAAAATTGCCCGTGGAGCGCGATACCCTCTATCAGCAGGTGCGGGTGTATGACGATGTTGCCGACGATTGA
- a CDS encoding flavin prenyltransferase UbiX, with amino-acid sequence MKHVAVAITGASGAVYGLRLVDELLKQRCRVSLLVSGAGRQVLALEQQLDWSDDGAELEQQARRYFHADPALLHCYAEQDFTAPVASGSAAADAMVVIPASMGSVGRIACALSSNLIERVADVMLKERRPLIMVPRETPLNTLHLQNLLTLSQAGAVILPAMPAFYSQPQSMDDLVDFVVGKVLDSLGISHALFTRWGEDS; translated from the coding sequence ATGAAACACGTTGCTGTCGCCATTACCGGGGCCTCGGGGGCTGTGTATGGACTGCGTCTGGTGGATGAGCTGCTCAAACAGCGCTGCCGGGTGTCGCTGCTGGTATCCGGTGCCGGCAGACAGGTGCTGGCTTTGGAACAACAGTTGGACTGGTCTGACGATGGGGCTGAACTGGAACAGCAGGCCCGCCGCTATTTCCATGCCGATCCCGCGTTACTGCATTGTTACGCGGAGCAGGATTTTACCGCACCGGTGGCCAGTGGTTCAGCCGCAGCCGATGCCATGGTGGTGATTCCGGCGTCCATGGGCAGTGTCGGGCGTATTGCCTGTGCGCTGAGCAGCAACCTGATTGAACGGGTGGCTGATGTGATGCTCAAAGAGCGTCGTCCTTTGATTATGGTGCCGCGCGAAACTCCGTTAAATACCCTGCATCTGCAGAACCTTTTAACTTTATCTCAAGCCGGGGCGGTGATTCTGCCTGCCATGCCGGCCTTTTACAGCCAGCCGCAGAGCATGGACGATCTGGTGGATTTTGTTGTCGGCAAAGTGCTCGACAGTCTTGGAATCTCCCATGCCCTGTTTACCCGCTGGGGAGAAGACTCATGA
- a CDS encoding UbiA-like polyprenyltransferase, whose translation MASVVSQKVRSLLEMIKFSHTIFAFPFALIGVVMASQANGALPGFGQVFWICMSMIGARSGAMGLNRLLDAHIDGLNPRTADRHIPAGKVSRWEAWLFVLVAYGLLVLSAWMLNPLCFYLSFVALFFLVLYSFAKRFTAYAHVILGLCLGAAPVGAWIALRGDISWSIVMIGLAVLLWVAGFDVFYALQDVEFDREQGLHSIPVKLGEEGSFKLVRGFHIGMIVLLLLAFPGSGLGWIYLLGVAVVAAMLLYEHTLVKPGDLSKVDAAFFTMNGYISVTLFVFVLLDVVIL comes from the coding sequence ATGGCGTCGGTCGTCTCGCAAAAAGTCCGCTCCTTACTGGAGATGATTAAATTTTCCCACACGATTTTTGCCTTCCCCTTTGCCTTGATCGGCGTGGTGATGGCTTCGCAGGCCAATGGCGCGTTGCCGGGGTTCGGTCAGGTGTTCTGGATCTGTATGTCCATGATCGGAGCGCGTTCCGGAGCCATGGGTCTCAACCGTTTGCTTGATGCCCATATCGATGGACTCAATCCGCGTACAGCCGATCGCCACATCCCGGCGGGTAAGGTGTCGCGCTGGGAAGCCTGGCTGTTTGTTCTTGTCGCTTATGGCCTACTGGTCCTGTCGGCTTGGATGCTCAACCCGCTGTGTTTTTACCTGTCGTTTGTCGCCCTGTTTTTTCTGGTGCTCTATTCCTTTGCCAAACGCTTTACCGCCTATGCCCATGTTATTTTGGGTTTATGTCTGGGGGCGGCGCCGGTTGGAGCCTGGATTGCCCTGCGCGGTGATATCAGTTGGTCGATTGTTATGATCGGACTGGCTGTTCTGCTGTGGGTGGCCGGATTCGATGTGTTCTACGCTCTGCAGGATGTGGAGTTTGATCGCGAGCAGGGCTTACATTCCATTCCGGTAAAACTTGGCGAAGAGGGCTCGTTCAAACTGGTGCGTGGATTTCACATCGGCATGATTGTGCTTCTGTTGCTGGCGTTTCCCGGCAGTGGTCTGGGATGGATCTACCTGCTCGGTGTCGCCGTGGTGGCGGCTATGTTGCTCTATGAGCACACTCTGGTCAAACCGGGGGATCTGAGTAAGGTGGACGCGGCTTTTTTTACCATGAACGGCTACATTAGTGTCACGCTGTTTGTCTTCGTACTGCTCGATGTGGTGATCTTATGA
- a CDS encoding DUF2726 domain-containing protein yields MDVLLIPSVLLLLAALLTMYLRHVLRVDVSGETTPQVKKILVPMAEQALLVQLEQMLDSSCRLFWHISLKDLLRIGCGSDWENPEKMAQLNERKFTCVICDYETFSLLAVIDFCPAHETPAPPADDLIPGVKIPVVVVTEADCDQGQLRSLLLSHFPDLELRLNSPLNVPPQSAPYSAFSPF; encoded by the coding sequence TTGGACGTTCTGCTTATTCCATCCGTGTTATTGCTTCTGGCGGCTCTGTTGACCATGTATCTGCGGCATGTTTTACGCGTCGACGTTAGTGGTGAAACGACACCCCAGGTGAAGAAAATTCTTGTGCCGATGGCGGAGCAGGCTCTGCTGGTTCAGCTGGAGCAGATGCTTGATTCGAGCTGTCGGCTGTTCTGGCATATCAGCCTGAAGGATCTGTTGCGTATTGGTTGCGGGAGTGATTGGGAAAATCCGGAAAAAATGGCCCAATTGAATGAACGCAAATTTACCTGTGTGATTTGTGATTACGAAACCTTTTCGTTGCTGGCCGTGATTGATTTTTGTCCGGCCCACGAAACTCCGGCACCTCCTGCGGATGATCTGATTCCGGGGGTGAAGATTCCGGTGGTCGTGGTGACCGAAGCCGACTGTGATCAGGGGCAATTGCGCTCTTTATTGCTCTCTCACTTTCCGGACTTGGAGTTGCGCCTGAATTCTCCACTCAATGTCCCGCCCCAGAGCGCACCGTATTCTGCGTTTTCGCCATTCTGA
- a CDS encoding Na+/H+ antiporter subunit E, with amino-acid sequence MIKHLIYLASALGLFWLMLSGHYTGFMFGCAAASLALTLFVAWRMDVVDDEAEPIYLTGAIFVYWLWLTKEVAKANLDVCRRIWSVHLDISPTMVCLTANQKTPLGVMLYANSITVTPGTVCVNVEGDKLEVHALTWSAAEDLLEGEMDRRVCKLEI; translated from the coding sequence ATGATTAAACATCTCATTTACCTTGCTTCGGCTTTGGGGTTGTTCTGGCTGATGCTGTCCGGCCACTATACCGGCTTCATGTTCGGCTGTGCTGCGGCATCCCTGGCATTGACCCTGTTTGTCGCCTGGCGCATGGACGTGGTGGACGATGAAGCGGAACCGATCTACCTGACGGGCGCAATCTTTGTCTATTGGTTGTGGCTGACTAAAGAAGTTGCCAAAGCCAACCTGGACGTGTGTCGGCGCATCTGGTCTGTGCACCTCGATATCAGTCCAACCATGGTCTGCCTGACCGCCAACCAGAAAACGCCACTCGGCGTCATGCTGTACGCCAATTCCATCACAGTCACGCCCGGCACGGTGTGTGTCAATGTGGAAGGGGATAAGCTCGAGGTCCACGCCCTGACCTGGAGTGCCGCTGAAGACCTGCTCGAAGGTGAAATGGACCGCCGCGTCTGCAAACTGGAGATCTGA
- a CDS encoding monovalent cation/H+ antiporter complex subunit F, protein MYAATCVAILIVMGLALIRAIVGPSAFDRLLAVNMFGTKTVLFIAVFGFLTERPDFLDIALVYALVNFLGTIAVLRFFERKQRDATQTKAQEPS, encoded by the coding sequence ATGTATGCTGCCACCTGTGTTGCTATTTTGATCGTCATGGGCCTGGCCCTGATTCGTGCCATTGTCGGTCCCAGCGCTTTCGACCGCCTGCTGGCCGTCAACATGTTCGGCACCAAGACGGTTTTATTCATTGCCGTATTCGGATTTCTCACTGAAAGACCCGATTTTCTCGACATCGCCCTGGTCTATGCCCTGGTCAACTTCCTCGGCACCATCGCCGTGTTGCGTTTTTTTGAACGCAAGCAGCGCGATGCCACCCAAACAAAAGCACAGGAGCCCTCATGA
- the mnhG gene encoding monovalent cation/H(+) antiporter subunit G: MTIVIDILSMISLALGCFLGITGGIGIYRLPDFFTRLHASSVTDSACAFLILFGLALQAGWSLITVKLGLVFFFLVLSSPTASHALAKTALNNNQQPLLGRKDKR, encoded by the coding sequence ATGACGATTGTTATCGATATCCTTTCTATGATCAGTCTGGCTTTGGGCTGTTTTCTCGGCATCACCGGCGGCATCGGCATCTACCGCTTACCCGATTTTTTCACTCGTTTGCATGCCAGCAGTGTTACAGATTCAGCGTGTGCTTTTCTCATTCTGTTCGGGCTGGCATTGCAGGCGGGCTGGTCTCTGATCACTGTCAAACTGGGTCTGGTGTTCTTTTTTCTGGTATTGAGCAGTCCGACTGCCAGTCATGCTCTGGCGAAAACCGCGCTGAACAACAACCAGCAACCGCTTCTGGGTCGCAAGGATAAACGCTGA
- a CDS encoding DUF4040 domain-containing protein: MDVFIDIILLTFLSIAALAIARIRKLFCAIMLFGIFSLVSACLFVTMDAVDVAFTEAAVGTGISTILMLATMALTSTEEKRPPYQPFIALLVVVVTGSVLVYGTMDLPDYGDPTAPIHQHVAPRYIQQSPAEVGPPNMVTSVLASYRGFDTLGETAVIFTAGISIYALLGMRRREDADYHQEDDNV; encoded by the coding sequence ATGGACGTTTTTATTGACATTATCCTGCTGACATTTTTGTCCATTGCGGCTCTGGCCATTGCCCGGATCCGCAAACTGTTTTGCGCCATTATGCTGTTCGGCATCTTCAGCTTGGTCAGCGCTTGTCTGTTTGTCACCATGGACGCCGTGGATGTGGCCTTTACCGAAGCGGCGGTCGGCACCGGCATCTCGACCATTTTGATGCTGGCCACCATGGCGCTAACCAGCACTGAAGAAAAACGCCCACCTTACCAGCCCTTCATCGCGCTGTTGGTTGTGGTGGTCACCGGCTCGGTACTGGTGTACGGCACGATGGACTTGCCCGATTACGGCGACCCTACGGCACCGATCCACCAACATGTGGCGCCACGCTACATTCAGCAGTCTCCCGCAGAAGTGGGTCCGCCCAACATGGTCACCTCAGTGCTGGCCAGCTATCGCGGTTTTGACACCCTGGGCGAAACTGCGGTGATTTTTACCGCAGGCATCAGTATCTACGCCCTGCTCGGCATGCGCCGCCGTGAAGACGCTGATTACCATCAGGAGGATGACAATGTCTGA
- a CDS encoding Na(+)/H(+) antiporter subunit B: MSDHLILRIIAKMFIPFILLFALYVQFHGDYGPGGGFQAGVIFASALILYTLIFGLKTAMRVISPAALRILAASGVLLYGGTGVACMVRGGNFLNYSMLSDTPLAGQHLGIFLIELGVGTTVFAVMVMLFYAFSGRKGPEV; the protein is encoded by the coding sequence ATGTCTGATCATCTGATTTTGCGCATCATTGCCAAGATGTTCATTCCATTCATTCTGCTGTTTGCACTTTATGTCCAATTCCATGGTGACTACGGTCCGGGCGGCGGCTTTCAGGCTGGGGTGATTTTCGCCAGTGCCCTGATCCTTTATACGTTGATTTTCGGCCTGAAAACGGCCATGCGTGTGATCAGCCCCGCCGCTTTACGTATCCTCGCGGCCAGCGGTGTCTTACTCTATGGCGGCACCGGCGTGGCGTGTATGGTGCGCGGCGGCAATTTCCTTAATTACTCGATGCTGTCCGACACACCTCTGGCCGGACAGCACCTGGGCATCTTCCTGATTGAGCTGGGAGTCGGCACCACGGTGTTTGCCGTGATGGTGATGTTATTTTATGCCTTCAGCGGCAGAAAGGGGCCGGAAGTATGA
- a CDS encoding cation:proton antiporter subunit C, translated as MNLIGHYNYLVSIFLMMVGFFVVICRGNLIKKLIGLNIFSTSVFILYITMGKVAGGSAPIVIDGPGPHIYSNPLPHVLILTAIVVGVATTAVGLALTVRIKERYGTIEEDEIRLKDESL; from the coding sequence ATGAACCTGATCGGCCACTACAACTACCTTGTATCCATCTTTCTGATGATGGTCGGCTTTTTTGTCGTCATCTGTCGCGGCAACCTGATCAAAAAGCTCATCGGTCTCAACATCTTCTCCACCTCGGTGTTCATCCTCTACATCACCATGGGCAAGGTGGCCGGCGGCAGCGCCCCCATCGTTATCGATGGCCCTGGTCCGCATATCTACTCCAATCCGCTGCCCCATGTGCTGATCCTGACTGCCATCGTCGTCGGTGTCGCTACCACGGCTGTTGGCCTAGCGCTGACCGTGCGCATCAAGGAACGCTACGGTACCATTGAGGAGGATGAAATCCGCCTGAAGGATGAATCCCTATGA
- a CDS encoding monovalent cation/H+ antiporter subunit D family protein, protein MSMSWTHHLPVLQVILPLLGAPLCMLTRSSRLNWLITVVISWSALIISILLARQVWVHGPITYNMGGWPAPWGITYHIDVLNAFVLPIVTTIAALVAPYARKSVQKEVETHRQAVFYALLLLCQAGLLGIVITGDAFNMYVFLELSSLSSYALIGIGKRRRGLTAAFQYLIMGTIGATFILIGIGLLYNLTGTLNILDLAEQLNRHNLITTGNRTLITAFAFLTVGLSLKLALFPLHLWLPNAYSYAPSVVTIFLAATATKVAVYMLLRFCFTILGHGALFQMTLGKIVLLPSLCAIFIGSIVAIFQYDIKRMLAYSSIAQIGYMTLGITMATPLGLTAGIVHLFNHALMKGLLFMTMGAVIYRVDSVYLSDFRGLGKRMPWTMAAFVVGGLSLMGVPLTAGFISKWYLVQSALECGWWPVAGLILIGSLLAVIYVWRVVETAYFNPDHELEQRSHEAPLSLLIPMWVLALANIYFGINSDLPLSMASRAAHLLLGVAV, encoded by the coding sequence ATGAGTATGTCATGGACCCATCACCTTCCCGTTCTTCAGGTGATCCTGCCACTGCTGGGTGCGCCGCTGTGCATGCTGACCCGTTCCAGCCGTCTCAACTGGCTGATTACCGTGGTCATTTCGTGGTCGGCACTTATCATCAGCATACTATTGGCGCGCCAGGTGTGGGTGCACGGCCCCATCACCTACAACATGGGTGGCTGGCCTGCCCCGTGGGGCATTACCTACCACATTGATGTACTCAACGCCTTTGTGCTGCCGATTGTCACGACTATTGCCGCTCTGGTCGCACCCTATGCGCGCAAAAGCGTGCAAAAGGAGGTCGAAACGCATCGCCAGGCAGTGTTTTATGCCTTGCTGTTGCTGTGTCAGGCCGGACTGCTCGGCATTGTCATCACCGGCGACGCTTTTAATATGTATGTATTTCTTGAGCTGTCATCGTTGTCTTCCTATGCTCTGATCGGCATCGGCAAGCGGCGGCGCGGGCTGACCGCCGCATTTCAATACCTGATCATGGGCACTATCGGGGCAACTTTTATCCTCATCGGCATCGGCCTCTTGTACAATCTGACCGGCACTTTGAACATTCTCGACCTGGCTGAACAGCTCAATCGACACAACCTGATCACCACCGGCAATCGCACTCTGATCACGGCTTTCGCCTTTCTCACCGTCGGTTTGAGTCTCAAGCTGGCCCTGTTTCCGCTGCACCTGTGGCTGCCGAACGCTTACAGCTATGCGCCATCGGTGGTCACGATTTTCCTGGCGGCCACGGCCACCAAAGTGGCGGTGTACATGCTGCTGCGTTTCTGCTTCACCATTCTCGGCCATGGGGCATTGTTCCAGATGACATTGGGTAAGATCGTCCTGCTGCCGTCGTTGTGCGCTATTTTTATCGGCTCCATCGTCGCCATCTTTCAGTACGATATTAAGCGAATGCTGGCCTACTCAAGTATTGCCCAGATCGGTTACATGACCCTTGGCATCACCATGGCGACACCATTGGGCCTCACAGCCGGTATTGTCCACCTGTTCAACCACGCCCTGATGAAAGGGCTGCTATTCATGACCATGGGCGCGGTGATCTATCGGGTTGATTCTGTCTACCTGAGCGACTTTCGCGGACTGGGAAAACGGATGCCATGGACCATGGCCGCGTTTGTCGTCGGCGGACTCAGCCTGATGGGGGTTCCGCTGACTGCCGGTTTTATCAGCAAATGGTACCTGGTGCAATCCGCTCTGGAGTGCGGCTGGTGGCCGGTGGCCGGACTGATTCTCATCGGCTCGCTACTGGCCGTGATCTACGTGTGGCGGGTCGTGGAAACCGCCTACTTCAATCCCGACCACGAGCTGGAGCAGCGCAGCCATGAAGCGCCGTTATCACTGCTGATTCCGATGTGGGTTCTGGCACTGGCCAACATCTACTTCGGCATCAACAGTGATCTGCCGCTGAGCATGGCGAGCCGAGCCGCCCATCTTCTTCTGGGGGTAGCGGTATGA
- a CDS encoding monovalent cation/H+ antiporter subunit D family protein has translation MTIATLMQLCLIIPAAGALFIILSHRLRDLREGVTLFSAAALFAVVCQLFRRPEALDAAPVILATPLPGLELSLHLEPLGLLFAGIASLLWMITSLYTIGYMRGNREQQQTVLYACFALALASTMGIALAGNLLTLFVFYEMLTLSTYPLVTHKRDHDALTGGRFYLGILVGSSIGLLLPAIIWTWHLTGSTAFQFGGILPPDTSKTVVTALLLLYAFGIGKAALMPLHRWLPEAMVAPTPVSALLHAVAVVKAGVFCIVKVVLYVFGTEILIGSDGLFILQVIAAFTLLCASLIALQQDNLKRRLAYSTISQLSYITLATAILAPLSITGAVVHIAAHAVGKITLFFAAGAIYTAAHKTRVSELNGIGKRMPWTMGAFAVATLSMIGLPPAAGFLSKWFMLQGAFQSGQLWVIAVLLLSTLLNAGYFIPIVYAAFFKAEDHVPDHAHGEAPLSMVVALSATAGLTLVLFFWPDLIVTIASRLGQGGVL, from the coding sequence ATGACAATAGCCACCCTGATGCAGTTATGCCTGATCATTCCGGCTGCTGGTGCGCTGTTTATCATCCTCAGCCACCGCCTGCGCGACCTGCGTGAGGGGGTGACTCTGTTCAGTGCCGCGGCCCTGTTTGCTGTGGTTTGTCAGCTGTTCCGTCGGCCTGAAGCTCTGGATGCCGCACCCGTCATTCTGGCCACACCATTACCGGGGTTGGAACTGTCCCTACATTTGGAACCTTTGGGCTTGCTGTTTGCCGGTATCGCCAGCCTGCTGTGGATGATCACATCGCTGTACACCATCGGCTACATGCGCGGTAACCGCGAACAGCAGCAAACCGTCCTCTATGCCTGTTTTGCTTTGGCTCTGGCCAGCACCATGGGCATTGCCCTGGCCGGCAACCTGCTAACCCTGTTTGTATTTTACGAAATGCTTACCCTGTCGACCTACCCACTGGTCACCCACAAGCGGGATCACGATGCCTTGACCGGCGGCCGTTTTTATCTCGGCATTCTGGTCGGCAGTTCCATTGGCCTGCTGCTCCCCGCCATTATCTGGACCTGGCACCTGACCGGGTCGACCGCGTTTCAATTTGGCGGCATTCTGCCCCCAGACACCTCGAAAACCGTGGTGACCGCCCTGTTGCTTCTCTACGCCTTCGGCATCGGCAAGGCGGCGCTGATGCCTCTGCATCGCTGGCTACCCGAAGCCATGGTCGCGCCGACACCGGTCAGCGCCCTGCTGCATGCTGTGGCCGTGGTCAAAGCCGGAGTCTTTTGTATTGTCAAAGTTGTGCTTTACGTGTTTGGCACCGAAATACTCATCGGCAGCGACGGCCTGTTTATTCTCCAGGTGATTGCGGCGTTTACGTTGCTGTGCGCTTCGCTCATCGCGTTGCAGCAGGACAACTTGAAACGACGTCTGGCCTATTCCACCATCAGCCAGCTGTCCTACATCACGCTGGCTACGGCGATTCTGGCACCACTGTCCATCACCGGAGCGGTGGTCCACATTGCCGCCCATGCCGTCGGGAAGATCACCCTGTTTTTTGCTGCCGGTGCCATCTATACAGCGGCCCATAAAACCCGGGTCAGTGAACTGAATGGCATCGGTAAACGCATGCCATGGACCATGGGCGCGTTTGCCGTCGCCACATTATCAATGATTGGACTGCCACCAGCCGCAGGATTTCTCTCCAAGTGGTTTATGTTGCAAGGGGCGTTTCAATCCGGCCAGCTCTGGGTTATTGCCGTGTTGCTCCTCAGCACCTTGCTTAACGCTGGATATTTTATCCCCATTGTCTATGCCGCTTTTTTCAAAGCCGAAGACCATGTCCCTGATCATGCCCACGGTGAAGCCCCGCTGAGCATGGTTGTTGCTTTGTCGGCAACCGCAGGCCTGACTCTGGTGCTGTTTTTCTGGCCGGATCTGATTGTTACCATCGCCTCACGTCTGGGGCAGGGAGGTGTATTATGA
- a CDS encoding proton-conducting transporter membrane subunit: MTDLLLPPGVLLLCVVPALALLPRILCRWILALSPPLVLLYLWMLPENAALSVHLAGFDLHLVQLSAMGRLFASAFLLATWAGSLFAFPAQRREWCAAYLYAGSAVAISHCGDWISLFLFWEVMAVASTVLVWTGGFKQSAASGMRYLLVHLTGGVLLMSGIAAHLLAQDSTLITPLTDGTVGSVLILAGFLVNAGAPPLSFWVADAYPQSSPSAMVFLSALTTKTAVFVLASCFAGWSILIPIGAYMAIYGIVYALRENDVRRILAYSIVNQVGFMVVAIGIGGETAINGATLHALAHIFYKTVLVIAAGVILRETGARHATQLGGLARRYPLVTACTLIGAAASMGVPLTSSFISKGVILQAAVEHHVLWIWVLLLACSAAVAFNAGIRFPWLVFFRTQQKPLPEKPFQLCPSSLSAILLPTLLCLAIGMFPQKLFALLPFSAVYHPYTVLHLAEQFQILVPAIALFWWLRPLMVPRPLTQLDLDWILRRLLFFAWEEGVLRLLYLSVNVRDVLLTSSVRGFKFLFRHYGPRGILARSWPTGSIALWVALILASYVVLYSLQSRSLWQFIHSSFS; encoded by the coding sequence ATGACTGATCTGCTCCTGCCCCCCGGCGTGTTGCTGCTGTGTGTTGTTCCGGCGCTGGCCTTGTTACCACGAATCCTGTGCCGCTGGATTCTCGCATTAAGTCCACCGCTGGTACTGCTTTATCTGTGGATGTTGCCCGAAAACGCTGCGTTGTCCGTCCATCTGGCCGGATTTGACCTGCACCTGGTGCAGCTCAGTGCTATGGGCCGCCTGTTTGCCAGTGCGTTTCTGCTCGCGACCTGGGCCGGGAGTCTGTTCGCATTTCCGGCCCAGCGCCGCGAGTGGTGTGCCGCCTATCTCTACGCCGGCAGTGCGGTGGCCATCAGCCACTGCGGTGATTGGATCAGTCTGTTTTTGTTCTGGGAAGTGATGGCCGTTGCTTCAACGGTTCTGGTGTGGACGGGTGGGTTCAAACAGAGCGCGGCTTCCGGTATGCGCTATCTGCTGGTTCATTTGACCGGAGGCGTTCTTCTGATGAGCGGAATTGCAGCCCACCTGCTGGCACAGGACTCTACCCTGATAACACCTCTGACCGACGGCACCGTTGGATCGGTGCTGATACTCGCCGGTTTCCTCGTCAATGCCGGAGCCCCGCCACTGTCGTTCTGGGTGGCTGATGCCTATCCGCAGTCGAGTCCCAGCGCCATGGTGTTTTTGTCGGCACTGACGACCAAGACAGCGGTCTTTGTGCTGGCCAGTTGCTTCGCCGGGTGGTCGATATTGATCCCCATCGGCGCCTACATGGCCATATACGGCATCGTCTATGCCCTACGGGAAAACGATGTCCGACGTATCCTTGCCTACAGCATCGTCAACCAGGTTGGTTTTATGGTGGTGGCCATTGGCATTGGCGGCGAAACTGCCATCAACGGTGCCACTCTCCATGCTCTGGCCCACATTTTTTACAAAACAGTTCTGGTTATTGCGGCGGGTGTCATATTACGGGAGACCGGTGCACGCCATGCCACTCAACTGGGTGGACTGGCGCGCCGCTATCCGCTGGTGACGGCTTGTACCCTGATCGGCGCTGCCGCAAGCATGGGCGTGCCGCTCACCTCCAGCTTCATCAGCAAGGGGGTGATTCTCCAGGCCGCCGTGGAACACCACGTACTGTGGATATGGGTGCTATTGCTCGCTTGTTCAGCTGCAGTGGCCTTTAATGCCGGTATCCGTTTCCCCTGGCTGGTTTTTTTTCGTACACAACAGAAGCCTTTGCCGGAAAAACCGTTCCAGCTTTGCCCTTCCTCTTTATCGGCGATTCTGCTGCCAACGCTGCTGTGTCTGGCGATCGGCATGTTCCCCCAAAAGCTTTTCGCTTTGTTGCCGTTTTCAGCGGTCTATCACCCCTATACCGTTCTTCACTTGGCCGAGCAATTTCAGATTCTGGTGCCGGCCATCGCTCTGTTCTGGTGGTTACGACCGTTAATGGTTCCACGACCGTTGACCCAGCTCGATCTCGACTGGATCTTGCGACGCTTGTTGTTTTTTGCCTGGGAGGAGGGCGTTCTGCGGTTGCTCTATCTCAGTGTTAATGTACGAGATGTGTTGCTGACATCGTCGGTGCGTGGTTTCAAGTTTCTGTTCCGCCACTAC